A region of Elusimicrobiota bacterium DNA encodes the following proteins:
- a CDS encoding glycerophosphoryl diester phosphodiesterase membrane domain-containing protein has translation MNHPKLSPLKTLVIGAWDEAWKSFVPHWRTLVGFQIVYGLVVALAFWPLVHLMLGELVRASGNSAVTNYDLTAFFLSLKGIGFLTVAGFAGLISWRVQQAMLIFMTAEMGTSPLTALRGVAGRIRPLLAMTFTQLGTLLLLHIPLGVVVFLVWHFLLGEQDINYYLHTHPPQWFAALGLAGLAGAVTLIVVLGLWTRWAYGLPFVLRLKLPAVESLRRSVRYTRGNWALPLLSIGGGWLLLTFGSNALSASALGLGRMVVPLFGNHTGLSVLIVLLVFSTVGLIGLASGTVGMILQTTLINRLFEQVAGVTPEHFPRPSVKDRRTFRRVSIGIMVGALLVMAVSATWWLRRLDFSSQVRITAHRGSSASAPENTLSSLRQAMKDGADFAEIDVQTTKDGEVVVLHDRDLMRMGRDPRALASLILKDLRTIDVGIPFGEAFRGERVPTLREAIDLVHGRMGLNIELKYNIPDPTLGPKVIEILREKEMLGQCVVTSLELEALRQVEELEPRLVTGLIVTKVLGDPTKLGVNFLSVNQNAVTRRLVWQAKRVGLAVHVWTVNDAAGFERMADRGVDVVISDHPADLAALRRARAPFSHPERIAIRLQRLLMR, from the coding sequence ATGAACCATCCGAAACTGAGTCCATTGAAAACGTTGGTCATTGGCGCTTGGGATGAGGCCTGGAAATCCTTTGTCCCCCATTGGCGGACATTGGTCGGATTTCAGATTGTTTATGGCCTTGTGGTGGCATTGGCTTTCTGGCCTTTGGTCCACCTGATGCTGGGGGAATTGGTTCGGGCGTCTGGGAATTCGGCTGTTACGAATTACGATCTGACCGCTTTTTTCTTGTCCCTGAAGGGAATCGGCTTTTTAACGGTGGCGGGGTTCGCTGGATTGATCTCTTGGCGCGTCCAACAGGCGATGCTCATTTTTATGACGGCCGAAATGGGGACGTCGCCCTTAACGGCGCTACGCGGAGTGGCGGGCCGCATTCGCCCTCTTTTGGCAATGACCTTCACTCAGTTGGGAACCCTTCTTCTTTTGCACATTCCTTTGGGCGTGGTGGTTTTCCTCGTTTGGCATTTTCTGCTGGGCGAGCAGGACATTAACTATTATCTTCACACCCACCCGCCCCAATGGTTCGCGGCGCTCGGCCTGGCAGGGTTGGCGGGGGCCGTTACGCTAATCGTGGTCCTCGGTTTGTGGACCCGCTGGGCCTATGGGCTTCCTTTCGTTCTCCGTCTTAAACTTCCGGCGGTGGAATCTCTTCGGCGTAGTGTTCGTTATACCCGGGGGAATTGGGCTTTGCCACTTCTGTCGATCGGCGGGGGGTGGCTTCTTCTGACGTTCGGTTCAAATGCCCTGTCGGCCTCAGCTTTGGGGTTGGGGCGAATGGTCGTTCCTCTTTTTGGAAACCACACGGGATTGTCGGTCCTGATTGTTCTTTTGGTTTTTTCAACGGTCGGCCTCATTGGTTTGGCATCGGGAACCGTGGGAATGATCCTGCAAACCACTCTCATAAATCGGCTCTTTGAGCAGGTCGCTGGAGTTACGCCGGAGCATTTTCCTCGACCCTCGGTCAAAGACCGGCGGACTTTTCGCCGGGTTTCTATTGGAATCATGGTCGGGGCGCTCCTGGTCATGGCCGTCAGCGCCACCTGGTGGCTTCGACGATTGGATTTCTCCAGTCAGGTCCGGATTACAGCCCATCGCGGCAGTTCGGCCTCCGCCCCAGAAAACACTCTGAGTTCCTTGCGCCAGGCCATGAAAGACGGTGCCGATTTCGCAGAGATCGACGTTCAGACAACCAAGGACGGGGAGGTGGTTGTTCTCCACGACCGTGACTTAATGCGAATGGGCCGAGACCCCCGTGCCCTGGCATCCCTCATCTTGAAAGACTTGCGCACCATCGATGTGGGGATTCCTTTTGGGGAGGCTTTTCGCGGCGAACGGGTTCCGACGTTACGAGAGGCCATCGATTTGGTTCATGGCCGCATGGGGCTGAACATCGAGCTTAAATACAACATCCCCGATCCCACCCTGGGGCCCAAGGTGATTGAGATCCTGCGTGAAAAAGAGATGCTGGGCCAGTGCGTGGTCACGTCCCTGGAACTCGAGGCCCTTCGCCAAGTGGAGGAACTGGAACCCCGTCTGGTAACGGGTTTGATCGTGACCAAGGTTTTAGGAGACCCCACGAAACTGGGCGTTAATTTTCTGAGCGTGAATCAGAATGCGGTCACCCGCCGGCTGGTCTGGCAAGCGAAGCGGGTGGGCTTGGCCGTGCACGTTTGGACGGTGAACGACGCCGCCGGCTTCGAACGCATGGCCGATCGTGGGGTGGACGTTGTCATCTCCGACCACCCCGCCGACCTCGCCGCACTCCGGCGCGCGCGAGCGCCCTTTTCTCATCCCGAACGGATCGCCATCCGCCTTCAGCGGCTGTTGATGCGTTGA
- a CDS encoding transposase, which produces MPRLARIDFPGLLHHVIARGINRQAVFIGKPDYADFLERVETSKEKVPNEILAWALMPNHFHLLIRSGPKGMIPFMRRLMTGYAGAFNLRHQRTGHLFSNRYKSIVCDENSYLLELVRYIHLNPLRAGLVKTVKDLEEFPYTGHSVLLKKNKAPWQSTEVVLRLFSKKLSTARDLYLSFIGNGASQGHREDLVGGGLGRSLGGAPRQVPHDSLKDRQLYDSRVLGSGDFVESVLKVVEKEEEIKRSIVRENLSLDEIGQRVADKCSINVEWLYLRNRTHRVSEAKALLVFLATEYLGKNNVEMSRLVKMTPAAAGRARMKGFNIAREINAESWMKVN; this is translated from the coding sequence ATGCCTCGACTCGCGCGCATTGATTTCCCAGGCCTCTTACATCACGTCATTGCCCGTGGAATTAATCGCCAGGCTGTTTTTATCGGAAAACCAGATTACGCCGATTTCCTCGAGCGGGTTGAAACTTCCAAAGAAAAAGTCCCCAATGAAATATTGGCCTGGGCACTAATGCCCAACCATTTTCATCTCCTCATTCGGTCTGGCCCGAAGGGCATGATCCCTTTCATGCGGCGTCTTATGACGGGATATGCGGGGGCCTTTAACCTTCGACACCAACGAACTGGGCATCTTTTCAGTAACCGTTACAAGTCCATCGTATGCGATGAGAATTCATATCTTCTTGAGCTTGTGCGTTACATTCATCTGAATCCTCTCCGCGCCGGGTTGGTGAAGACGGTGAAGGATTTGGAAGAATTTCCATACACGGGACACTCCGTATTGCTTAAAAAGAATAAAGCCCCCTGGCAAAGCACCGAGGTTGTCCTCCGACTTTTTAGCAAGAAATTATCGACCGCAAGAGACCTTTACCTTTCGTTTATTGGAAATGGGGCCAGCCAGGGGCATCGTGAAGATCTCGTCGGCGGGGGATTAGGGAGAAGTCTGGGGGGCGCGCCCCGCCAAGTTCCGCATGATTCGTTAAAGGATCGGCAACTTTACGATTCTCGTGTGCTGGGCAGTGGGGATTTCGTCGAATCAGTTCTCAAGGTGGTGGAAAAGGAAGAAGAAATCAAGCGATCCATTGTTCGTGAAAATCTAAGCTTGGATGAAATTGGGCAACGTGTTGCAGACAAATGTTCAATAAATGTCGAATGGCTTTATTTAAGGAACCGAACGCACAGGGTTTCCGAAGCAAAGGCTTTACTGGTTTTTTTAGCCACAGAATATTTAGGGAAAAACAATGTTGAAATGTCTCGGTTGGTTAAAATGACACCTGCGGCGGCCGGAAGAGCGCGAATGAAAGGATTTAACATTGCACGCGAAATAAATGCCGAAAGCTGGATGAAAGTAAATTAG
- the pgl gene encoding 6-phosphogluconolactonase, with amino-acid sequence MRVESLSTPWAVAKRGAAIVAEESRAAVAARGQFLLALSGGKSPWKMILSLAKESVPWEHVHVFQVDERVAPEGHPDRNLTTLREILLTQTPLTEPQIHAMPVDDEDLVTGAALYAQTLRTLAGTPALLDLVTLGLGVDGHTASLIPGDPALEAKDRDVALTEPHFGRPRITLTYPILNRARRILWIVTGEEKAKMIKRLLNADPAIPAGLIRQDNATLVIDETAMPG; translated from the coding sequence ATGCGCGTTGAAAGTCTTTCGACCCCCTGGGCCGTGGCCAAACGGGGAGCGGCCATCGTGGCGGAAGAGTCCCGCGCCGCCGTGGCCGCGCGTGGTCAATTTCTGTTGGCTTTGAGCGGTGGTAAAAGCCCGTGGAAGATGATTCTATCGCTGGCCAAAGAGTCCGTTCCCTGGGAGCATGTCCATGTGTTTCAGGTGGACGAACGGGTCGCCCCCGAAGGCCACCCGGATCGAAACCTCACCACCCTGCGGGAAATCCTACTCACCCAAACGCCCTTAACCGAACCTCAAATCCACGCGATGCCCGTGGACGACGAGGATCTGGTGACCGGGGCCGCCCTCTATGCCCAAACCCTGAGGACCCTGGCTGGAACCCCGGCTCTACTCGATTTGGTGACACTCGGACTTGGGGTGGACGGCCATACCGCGTCACTCATCCCCGGCGATCCCGCCCTGGAGGCGAAAGACCGTGACGTCGCCCTCACCGAACCGCATTTCGGCCGCCCCCGCATCACGCTCACTTACCCCATCCTGAACCGAGCCCGCCGCATTTTATGGATCGTCACAGGGGAAGAAAAAGCCAAAATGATTAAGCGCCTCCTAAACGCCGACCCCGCCATTCCCGCCGGCCTCATCCGCCAAGACAACGCAACGCTGGTCATCGACGAGACCGCGATGCCAGGATGA
- the pgi gene encoding glucose-6-phosphate isomerase — protein MKSKTVPLSRRKAWKSLQSHARKVSPLHLRALFAKDPKRGERMTQEALGLFFDYSKNRVTDETLRLLMGLANECGLRKKIGAMFRGDKINSTEKRAVLHVALRAPRGAKIIVNGANVVPSVHAVLDKMTDFANRVRNGGWKGHTGRAIRNVVNIGIGGSDLGPVMAYEALRLYTERALTFRFVSNVDGSDFAEAVRDLNPAETLFIVSSKTFTTVETMTNAKTARDWLVQGLKGDEEAVAKHFVAVSTNAKDVGAFGIDPENMFGFWDWVGGRFSMESAIGLSTMLALGPQAFQSLLEGFRAMDEHFRTAPFDKNLPALMGLLSIWNINFLGAETVAVLPYDNYLKRFPAYLQQLTMESNGKHVTLAGEAVPYDTSPIYWGEPGTNGQHSFYQLIHQGTRLIPCDFIAFAKSLNPMGRHHDLLLANVCAQAEALAFGKTLAEVKAEGVPPELAPHKVFEGNRPSNILVAEMMTPELLGKLVALYEHMTFTQGVIWDVNSFDQWGVELGKVLAQRIVPELESETEPTLSHDSSTNGLIRRLRALKKA, from the coding sequence ATGAAATCAAAGACCGTCCCCCTTTCTCGCCGCAAAGCCTGGAAGTCGCTCCAATCCCACGCTCGGAAAGTGAGCCCGCTTCATTTACGGGCGCTTTTCGCCAAAGACCCCAAACGAGGCGAGCGCATGACCCAGGAGGCTCTGGGCCTATTTTTTGATTATTCCAAGAATCGCGTGACGGACGAGACCCTTCGGCTTCTCATGGGATTGGCCAATGAATGCGGGCTCCGAAAGAAAATCGGCGCGATGTTTCGGGGGGATAAAATAAATTCCACTGAAAAACGCGCCGTCCTGCACGTGGCGCTCCGCGCGCCGCGGGGTGCCAAAATCATCGTTAATGGCGCGAACGTCGTTCCCTCCGTCCACGCGGTGTTGGATAAGATGACGGATTTCGCGAACCGCGTCCGAAACGGGGGGTGGAAGGGCCACACCGGCCGGGCGATTCGGAACGTCGTCAACATCGGCATCGGCGGGTCCGACTTGGGCCCGGTGATGGCCTACGAAGCCCTGCGGCTTTACACCGAACGCGCGCTCACGTTCCGTTTTGTCTCCAACGTCGACGGCAGTGATTTCGCCGAAGCCGTGCGGGACCTGAACCCCGCCGAAACGCTGTTTATCGTGTCCTCCAAAACATTCACCACCGTTGAAACCATGACCAACGCGAAAACAGCCCGGGACTGGCTGGTTCAAGGGTTGAAGGGGGACGAAGAAGCCGTGGCCAAACATTTCGTCGCCGTGTCCACCAACGCCAAAGACGTCGGCGCCTTCGGCATCGACCCGGAGAACATGTTTGGGTTCTGGGACTGGGTAGGCGGACGTTTTTCCATGGAGTCGGCCATTGGGCTCTCCACCATGCTGGCCTTGGGACCTCAAGCGTTTCAGTCCCTTTTGGAAGGGTTCCGTGCCATGGATGAACATTTCCGCACCGCGCCCTTTGACAAAAATCTCCCGGCGTTGATGGGCCTATTGTCCATCTGGAACATCAACTTCTTGGGCGCCGAGACGGTGGCGGTTCTGCCCTACGACAACTACTTGAAACGCTTTCCCGCCTATCTCCAACAATTGACCATGGAGAGCAACGGCAAACACGTGACCCTGGCCGGGGAGGCTGTCCCCTACGACACCAGCCCCATCTATTGGGGCGAGCCCGGAACCAACGGACAACATTCATTTTACCAACTCATCCACCAAGGAACCCGTCTGATTCCCTGCGATTTCATCGCCTTCGCGAAATCCCTCAACCCCATGGGCCGACACCACGACCTGCTGCTGGCCAACGTCTGCGCCCAGGCCGAGGCTCTGGCTTTCGGGAAAACCTTGGCCGAGGTCAAAGCCGAAGGGGTGCCCCCGGAATTGGCCCCTCATAAAGTGTTCGAAGGAAACCGCCCCAGCAATATCCTGGTCGCTGAAATGATGACGCCGGAACTGCTGGGAAAACTCGTGGCCCTTTACGAACACATGACCTTCACCCAGGGCGTTATTTGGGATGTAAATTCCTTCGATCAGTGGGGAGTGGAGTTGGGCAAAGTTCTGGCCCAACGAATTGTTCCGGAACTGGAAAGTGAAACGGAGCCAACCCTCTCTCACGACAGTTCAACCAACGGTTTGATCCGACGCCTGCGGGCCTTGAAAAAAGCCTAA
- a CDS encoding BamA/TamA family outer membrane protein — MGFPSVCCGGRKVDRPRLAGIQVSGNQALSDDEVRAVLGLKVGKGIPSHKVQEAFGRIRPAYIDRGFLDVRVSTSILSRPPEIELSVTVEEGPLYRLSSLTVEGNRDVSKEHILREIEMRPGDAFSPSRVKEGNKRLYATGCFDLVNFSLSTAPYATVEVNVVVRERGKQFVKGGAGYGTETKERLTLGYEDQSFFGGARRLDIQFTYSGFITQPEKYETQTFESTLIQPFLFGTRMEGRFTLERSRKYREAYDSIENEMRSSLERRYRSNLSLRLTHRLQGTSLTRVSPEAETPSETSIDALGASLRYDNTDDPFLPSVGWRTLGSVEEGLQLFKNDVGFHKFETRLGRFDTAESGWTLFAGGQFGLLLPASGEVNETIPINERFFLGGGNTVRGYSERSLGPKDEEGNPLGGTLYIVGNFEARHRLHKKLFGVVFVDVGNLYGSNPGDTSPKVDLHDLDELRTSGGLGFRYHSPVGAIRLEAGYQFNPQGSTHFKDRTAVHFSIGEVF, encoded by the coding sequence ATGGGGTTCCCTTCCGTCTGTTGCGGCGGAAGGAAAGTTGATCGTCCCCGGCTGGCGGGAATTCAGGTTTCGGGAAATCAAGCCTTATCAGACGATGAAGTTCGGGCGGTTTTGGGGCTCAAGGTCGGGAAAGGGATTCCATCGCACAAGGTTCAGGAGGCCTTCGGGCGGATTCGTCCCGCTTATATCGACCGGGGGTTTTTAGATGTGCGCGTCTCCACCTCCATTTTGTCTCGGCCGCCGGAAATTGAGCTTTCCGTTACCGTGGAGGAAGGGCCGCTTTACCGGTTGAGCTCGCTAACGGTGGAAGGGAACCGCGATGTGTCCAAGGAACATATCCTCCGCGAAATCGAAATGCGGCCGGGGGACGCTTTTAGTCCCTCTCGGGTGAAGGAGGGAAACAAGCGGCTTTACGCCACGGGCTGTTTTGATTTGGTGAACTTCTCTCTTTCCACAGCCCCTTACGCCACGGTCGAGGTCAACGTCGTCGTTCGGGAACGAGGGAAACAGTTCGTCAAAGGCGGCGCCGGGTATGGGACGGAAACCAAAGAGCGATTGACCCTGGGCTACGAAGACCAAAGCTTTTTCGGCGGGGCCCGGCGGCTGGACATCCAATTCACTTACTCCGGGTTTATCACTCAACCTGAAAAATACGAAACCCAAACATTTGAATCGACGCTGATCCAACCGTTCCTTTTCGGGACGCGAATGGAGGGCCGGTTTACTCTCGAGCGATCCCGGAAATATCGCGAGGCCTACGACTCCATTGAGAACGAAATGCGTTCCAGCCTGGAACGGCGGTATCGGTCCAACCTCTCCCTTCGCCTGACCCATCGACTGCAAGGGACCTCCCTGACACGCGTCAGTCCGGAAGCGGAAACTCCATCCGAAACGAGCATTGACGCCCTGGGCGCTTCCCTCCGCTACGACAACACGGACGATCCGTTCTTGCCCAGCGTCGGATGGCGAACGCTGGGGTCCGTGGAGGAAGGACTCCAACTTTTTAAAAATGACGTTGGGTTTCATAAATTCGAAACGCGCTTGGGACGATTTGATACGGCGGAATCTGGTTGGACTTTGTTTGCTGGAGGGCAATTCGGCCTGCTACTGCCCGCCTCGGGAGAGGTCAACGAAACCATCCCCATCAACGAACGCTTTTTCTTGGGAGGCGGCAACACCGTCCGCGGCTACTCGGAACGCAGTTTAGGGCCCAAGGACGAAGAGGGGAACCCCCTGGGAGGCACCTTGTACATCGTGGGGAACTTTGAAGCCCGACACCGACTCCACAAAAAGTTGTTTGGCGTGGTCTTTGTGGACGTGGGCAATCTCTACGGGTCCAACCCGGGTGACACAAGTCCAAAGGTGGATTTGCATGACTTGGATGAACTTCGAACGAGTGGGGGATTGGGTTTTCGTTACCACAGTCCGGTGGGCGCCATCCGGTTGGAGGCGGGATATCAGTTTAATCCCCAAGGTTCAACCCATTTCAAGGACCGAACCGCCGTGCACTTCTCCATTGGGGAGGTGTTCTGA